Proteins encoded in a region of the Fundulus heteroclitus isolate FHET01 chromosome 2, MU-UCD_Fhet_4.1, whole genome shotgun sequence genome:
- the LOC105926199 gene encoding calcitonin-1 isoform X1, which yields MSCARCWIFRNSAHQFDEQELEGVCHICEDGETGDGTMVMLKISAFLLAYALVICQMYCSQAAPARPGLESMSDRVTLTDYEARRLLNAIVKEFVQMTAEELEQQATEGNSMDRPLTKRCSNLSTCVLGKLSQELHKLQTFPRTNVGAGTPGKKRGAPERDSYASYGESFDSI from the exons ATGTCCTGTGCTCGCTGCTGGATATTTCGGAACAGCGCGCATCAGTTCGATGAGCAAGAGTTAGAGGGGGTTTGTCACATCTGCGAGGACGGGGAGACAGGAGAC GGGACCATGGTTATGTTGAAGATCTCCGCTTTCCTCCTTGCCTACGCCCTGGTCATCTGCCAGATGTACTGCTCACAAGCCGCCCCTGCCAG ACCAGGTTTAGAGTCCATGTCAGACCGAGTCACGCTCACGGACTACGAGGCGCGAAGGTTACTGAACGCCATTGTCAAGGAGTTTGTGCAGATGACGGCAGAGGAGCTGGAACAGCAGGCGACCGAGGGAAACAG CATGGACAGGCCCCTAACCAAGCGCTGTTCCAACCTCAGCACTTGCGTGCTGGGCAAACTGTCTCAGGAGCTGCACAAGTTGCAGACATTCCCCCGCACGAACGTTGGAGCGGGAACACCCGGCAAGAAGCGCGGTGCTCCTGAGAGGGACAGCTATGCAAGCTACGGCGAGTCGTTTGACAGCATCTAA
- the LOC105926199 gene encoding calcitonin gene-related peptide isoform X3 translates to MSCARCWIFRNSAHQFDEQELEGVCHICEDGETGDGTMVMLKISAFLLAYALVICQMYCSQAAPARPGLESMSDRVTLTDYEARRLLNAIVKEFVQMTAEELEQQATEGNSVTAQKRACNTATCVTHRLADFLSRSGGMGNSNFVPTNVGAKAFGRRRRSTQM, encoded by the exons ATGTCCTGTGCTCGCTGCTGGATATTTCGGAACAGCGCGCATCAGTTCGATGAGCAAGAGTTAGAGGGGGTTTGTCACATCTGCGAGGACGGGGAGACAGGAGAC GGGACCATGGTTATGTTGAAGATCTCCGCTTTCCTCCTTGCCTACGCCCTGGTCATCTGCCAGATGTACTGCTCACAAGCCGCCCCTGCCAG ACCAGGTTTAGAGTCCATGTCAGACCGAGTCACGCTCACGGACTACGAGGCGCGAAGGTTACTGAACGCCATTGTCAAGGAGTTTGTGCAGATGACGGCAGAGGAGCTGGAACAGCAGGCGACCGAGGGAAACAG CGTTACAGCACAGAAGCGAGCCTGCAACACAGCCACGTGCGTGACCCACCGCCTGGCGGACTTCCTCAGCCGATCGGGGGGAATGGGCAACAGCAACTTCGTCCCCACCAACGTCGGCGCCAAGGCCTTCGGCAGGCGAAGGAGAAGCACTCAGATGTGA
- the LOC105926199 gene encoding calcitonin-1 isoform X5, producing the protein MVMLKISAFLLAYALVICQMYCSQAAPARPGLESMSDRVTLTDYEARRLLNAIVKEFVQMTAEELEQQATEGNSMDRPLTKRCSNLSTCVLGKLSQELHKLQTFPRTNVGAGTPGKKRGAPERDSYASYGESFDSI; encoded by the exons ATGGTTATGTTGAAGATCTCCGCTTTCCTCCTTGCCTACGCCCTGGTCATCTGCCAGATGTACTGCTCACAAGCCGCCCCTGCCAG ACCAGGTTTAGAGTCCATGTCAGACCGAGTCACGCTCACGGACTACGAGGCGCGAAGGTTACTGAACGCCATTGTCAAGGAGTTTGTGCAGATGACGGCAGAGGAGCTGGAACAGCAGGCGACCGAGGGAAACAG CATGGACAGGCCCCTAACCAAGCGCTGTTCCAACCTCAGCACTTGCGTGCTGGGCAAACTGTCTCAGGAGCTGCACAAGTTGCAGACATTCCCCCGCACGAACGTTGGAGCGGGAACACCCGGCAAGAAGCGCGGTGCTCCTGAGAGGGACAGCTATGCAAGCTACGGCGAGTCGTTTGACAGCATCTAA
- the LOC105926199 gene encoding calcitonin-1 isoform X4 — MGLALTGKCPTGTMVMLKISAFLLAYALVICQMYCSQAAPARPGLESMSDRVTLTDYEARRLLNAIVKEFVQMTAEELEQQATEGNSMDRPLTKRCSNLSTCVLGKLSQELHKLQTFPRTNVGAGTPGKKRGAPERDSYASYGESFDSI; from the exons ATGGGCCTGGCCTTAACTGGGAAGTGTCCGACG GGGACCATGGTTATGTTGAAGATCTCCGCTTTCCTCCTTGCCTACGCCCTGGTCATCTGCCAGATGTACTGCTCACAAGCCGCCCCTGCCAG ACCAGGTTTAGAGTCCATGTCAGACCGAGTCACGCTCACGGACTACGAGGCGCGAAGGTTACTGAACGCCATTGTCAAGGAGTTTGTGCAGATGACGGCAGAGGAGCTGGAACAGCAGGCGACCGAGGGAAACAG CATGGACAGGCCCCTAACCAAGCGCTGTTCCAACCTCAGCACTTGCGTGCTGGGCAAACTGTCTCAGGAGCTGCACAAGTTGCAGACATTCCCCCGCACGAACGTTGGAGCGGGAACACCCGGCAAGAAGCGCGGTGCTCCTGAGAGGGACAGCTATGCAAGCTACGGCGAGTCGTTTGACAGCATCTAA
- the LOC105926199 gene encoding calcitonin gene-related peptide isoform X2, protein MSCARCWIFRNSAHQFDEQELEGVCHICEDGETGDGTMVMLKISAFLLAYALVICQMYCSQAAPARPGLESMSDRVTLTDYEARRLLNAIVKEFVQMTAEELEQQATEGNSSVTAQKRACNTATCVTHRLADFLSRSGGMGNSNFVPTNVGAKAFGRRRRSTQM, encoded by the exons ATGTCCTGTGCTCGCTGCTGGATATTTCGGAACAGCGCGCATCAGTTCGATGAGCAAGAGTTAGAGGGGGTTTGTCACATCTGCGAGGACGGGGAGACAGGAGAC GGGACCATGGTTATGTTGAAGATCTCCGCTTTCCTCCTTGCCTACGCCCTGGTCATCTGCCAGATGTACTGCTCACAAGCCGCCCCTGCCAG ACCAGGTTTAGAGTCCATGTCAGACCGAGTCACGCTCACGGACTACGAGGCGCGAAGGTTACTGAACGCCATTGTCAAGGAGTTTGTGCAGATGACGGCAGAGGAGCTGGAACAGCAGGCGACCGAGGGAAACAG CAGCGTTACAGCACAGAAGCGAGCCTGCAACACAGCCACGTGCGTGACCCACCGCCTGGCGGACTTCCTCAGCCGATCGGGGGGAATGGGCAACAGCAACTTCGTCCCCACCAACGTCGGCGCCAAGGCCTTCGGCAGGCGAAGGAGAAGCACTCAGATGTGA